The DNA segment ATTCAGTATTTGTTCCTTAATTTTCTCAAGCTCATCCTTCATCTGAACCACCATTTTCTGCATTTCAGAATGATTTGCTTTCGAGCCCATCGTATTTATTTCACGTCCCATTTCCTGAACAATAAATCCTAATTTACGACCGTTGCTTCCTTCACCTTGCATCGTTTCTAGAAAATAATTCAAGTGATTGTCAAGTCGCACGCGCTCTTCGGTGATATCGTATTTTTCCAAATAGTAAATCAATTCCTGTTCGTATCTATTTTCGTCAACAGTTGCCTTTAGGTCTTCAATTGCAGTTCTCAACCTAGTTTTTACCGTTTCAATTCTCTCCGAATCCAATGCTACCGCAGAGTTCATCAGAGATCTGATGTTTTCGATGCGCATTACAAACTCTCTTTCAAGAGATGCACCTTCAGCGATTCTGAATTCTTTGATATTCGCCAAAGCTTCGTTTATTTGCTGCTGAATTTCTTGCCAATCGTTTTCGTCAATTTCATCGCGCTCCGTTTTTAAAGCATCTGGCATTCTAATCGCCATTTTCATTAATTCTGTAGGATCGCTCATTGGGTAAATTGCTTCCAATTGCGCCATATATGCTCTTATAATTGGTGCATTTACCTTTGTCGAAGTCACTTCTGAAGTACTTTCGATAAAAACCGAAAAATCCACTTTTCCACGCTCAAGAATGTGCGCAGCTTGATTGCGAAGTCCCAATTCCATTTCTCTGTAAACAGAAGGAAGACGCATATTTAGATCGAAACCTTTGCTGTTAAGCGACTTGATTTCAACAGTTATTTTTTTTGTTGGTAGTTGCACAGATGCTTTCCCAAAACCGGTCATTGATTGTATCATATAAAATTATCAAGCGCCAAAGGTAGTTAAAAATGTGTTTATGCCTCCGAATTTACTGCATTATCAGAATTGGATTCTTACAAATTCTTCAAAGCAGCAGTCGCCTCAATGATGTTTTTTTGGCTGTTGCCGATATAAATTTTGTCCGAAATTATAAATACTGGTCTCTTCAAAAAAGTGTAATGTTCTAGCAAATATTTTTTGAAATCAGCTTCCGTCAAATTTTTATCTTTCAGTCCCATCGACTTATACAGCATTGCTTTTTTGCTAAAAAGTTCCTCATAACTGCCCGCCAAATCTTTCATTTTGTCAATTTCAGCTTCGGTAAGTGGATCTTGTTTGATGTCGTGAAACTTCAATTTATCTGTTGATGGCAAGGCCTTAATTATTTTTCGGCAAGTATCACAAGACGCGAGATAATATATTGTGTCCATAGAATTTTAGATTTTCACAAAGAAACGAAATTTCGAATTGTCCGCGATATATCTTTAGCGAAAGCGAAAATCCTTTTAATAACGATATATTTTTTTTGGGCGAGCCCTGCGCCACAACAATTTCGGCAAATTAGAAAATTATTTTAGGCGCCGGTCAGGCTATCCGTTCCCAATCTTTCTTGTAGCTTTTGCTCCGCAAAGCCACAAGAAAGGATTTCCACTTCTATCCTTCTCGCAAAAGCTCGGGTTCACTGCAAATGAAATTCATCGAATACCTCTGAAAAATATTAACCGATGAGATAATCCTTCTCGCAAGATTTTCGTAGGTCAAGATAACATCATCTCAAAAAGTAATGGAAGGCTTTGCGAAGTAACTTCAGAATAGACAATGATCAAAAAAAATGCAGCTCTTTCAAGCTGCATAATATATCTTTAGTTTTTAATCAACTTTGCGCTGTGTTTTCCGCTTCCATCGTCAACCTTTATAAAGTACTGTCCTTTAGTCAGACTGCTAATATCAAGTTTATTTTCTGCAGGATTAAGTACAGATTTAACCAATCTTCCATCAACCGAATAGATTTCTATTTTAATAATTTGCTCACTATGCAAAATGAAAACGAAGTCGTTTGCTGGATTAGGATAAATCACAATCGAAGTTACTTTTATATCTTCAACTGCCATTGTGTTTTGAATAGTTGTGCTCGCGGTATTTGTAGTGATTGGATAATTATAATCAAAATAGATTTCTGCTTGATTCGTAAAGATATCGCCACCTTCTAATGTATCAATTAGCTTAATTTTAAACATCACATAACCATCATTCGTAGCATCTGCAAATGGCAAGTTGATATTTTCGAAAAGAAAACTTACGCTATTGTCTTTAATTTTTGTTACAAAAGGATGACTCCCAGAAAGTGGAACAATACTAGCAATATCAAATTTAGATGGGTCAATATTGTCTTTAACCGTCACATTTACCGCCTCTCCGTTTCCAGTATTTTCAAAACGGATCATATAATGCACATATTTACCAACATATTCCTGAGAAATTGTATCTCCTTCCAAACAAGTCTTATCATTTGGATCAAATGAATTAACGACCGTTTGATTTAGCACAAATGAGTTATCCGATGGCATTTCATCTGTAGTTTCTGGCGTAACGACTGCGGTTAAATTTAGTATATCGCCACCGTTCAATGGTGGATTTCCTGTAGGCGTATTCAAAGTAAATGAAACAACAATCTCACGAGACTCAAAAGGCCAAAGATCTACATAATTCCAAGTCAGCTGATTAGCAGTCATAGTGGCAGCTGGCGTTGCGCTGTCGAAAGTCATAACGTTGTTTAGAAAGTTTAGAGCAACCTGACCAGAAACCATTACGTTTCCTTTGTTTTTATAAACTATTTTATATTGCGCTCCAAATCCTGGCCGAGCAATGGTCAATGGGAATACAACTATTTCCAAGTCTTGATGAAGTCCGTTGGGTGCTATGCAGAAATTCTGCTGTTGTGGACTTGTAGCAGTTGGAAAATTCAAACTAACTGAAGCTGGAGTGATTGTAAAATAGCTAGGGTTTTCAATTTTTGGAGTAACGACATAATTACCTTCGGTCATAGCGATTGAATAACTTCCTGTATAATTTGCTACGTGATAGTTGATTTGATTGCCATTGGCTACTTCGTACTTCATAAAAGGATAATCAATATCAGTTTCAGAACAACCGTTACTATCATTATCAAACTTATTCTGACCAATTAAATAATAGTAATCTTCGCCTAGTAAAACCACTGCGCCATTTTCGGGCACGTAATTAAATTTCGTAAAAGAGCCACTAGCAAAAATTTTTCCATATCGTAGAGTAGTCAAATAATTTACAAAGTATTTATCAAAATGCTTTGATTCGAAACTAGTATCTAAAGAACCATTTGAATGAACTCTGCTTATATCAGCATTTATAGCATCAGTCGTAGATATATTTAAGATTTTGCCATCAGGCTGAACATTATAAGTTGTAGTATTTTGTACTGCTAGATTTGAGTTGAAGGCAGTGTCCAAAATACCATTAGCAGTAAGCTTCTTTAAAATTCCTGATCCTGCTTGTACAAATAAAATTGTTCCATCAGCTGCTAACTGTAATTGCTCACACCATAAATTAGTCGGAAAACTATTATCATAGCTTCCATTGCTATTGAGCATATAAAGACGTTTATTATAACCCCCTGTAAAAGCTATTTTACCATTTGGCAGATACAGTATTTCATATTTTTCAGTTACACCTTGGGGATTGAAGCTAAAACTATCTGGTAATCCTGAAGGTAAGAGCCTTGTCATACCGCTACCAGTCATTATAATAATTTTACCAGTTACAGGATCAACGTCCAAGTCTTCTACCCATCCAAAATTACTATTGAAACCATAAATGATACTTCCATCTGGATTTAAAACTACGAGATCATATCGAACAGTACCTTGGTAAGTATATTTAAAATTTCCTGCCAGAATTATTCTCCCATCATCGAGAACTCGCACGTGAGTAAAAGATACTGCTGAATACTGATCTGCGGGCTCAAAATTCGCAACTATGGTTTGCTCAAATTCTTCATCTACCGTCCAATCTGTATTAAATTGTTTTATTGCTCCAATATCTTGACCGTTAAATGTTGTCGTAAATAATTGTGTAGTGATGCAAATTATTTTACCATTTATATTTTGAGCTACAGCAAGTGGTCCAAATGGATAAAAACCTTTCGTTTTATTCTCCATTGTAGTATCAATACTACCATCAACACTTGTGCGAAAGATATTTGTGATTATATTATTGTCGTATTTGAGTCTTTCGTCCGCGGCAATTCCACTAAAAAGTATTTTCCCATTAGGTTGCTGAACCATTACAGGAGTTAACTGCGTGTTGCTTTCTTCAAAGCCTAAAAACCCAGTGGTATCGTGAGATCCATCACTATTTAATCTCGCAATATGATTGCTTGTCGCACCATTTATAGCTGTAAATTTTCCACTAATAACATATTTTCCTGATGTCTGTCTAATGATGGTATTTACAAGATGATCTGCATTGATAATAGTAAAACTAGGGTCAATTACCCCGTTAGAACTTAGACGAATGACTGATGTAAGCGGTAAACCATCGAATGAATCAAATAATCCCGCAATTACTATTTTGCCATCGGCCTCTAAAACAATGCTATTAATGACGTTCATATTGCCTATTCCAATAGAAGAAAAACTTGGATCAATTTGCCCATTGGAAAGGTATCTTGTAAAATAATCACCATCATCAATAACTATCACTTTTCCGTCAGGCTGAGGTTCAAAAATCTTTGGAAGAGCTGTGCTATTATAATTAAAGGTTTGATCTAAAGTTCCGTTTGCATTTAAGCGAAACAGTTTTTTATTCCACGCAACTCCATTATAAAATGAATTTAGATACGATTTAACCAAAACTTTTCCGTCAATTGTGGGTTTTACCTCTAGAAATTGCTCCATCGCATTTGTTCCACTAGAAAAAGTTGGATCAACCGTCCCGTCAGAATTCAACCGAACAATACTGTGATTTAACTGACCATTGCAATGCGTAAAAGAGCCAACTGCAACAATTTTACCATTTGGCAATATGCAAAAATCTTGTACAACACCGCCAGAAAATGTTGCACCAAAACTAGTGTCTTGAAGGTTATCTTCTACTCGAATTAGTTTTTTGTTATCTAATGCAAAAATAATTTTATTGTCATTCTGAATTCTAAAAAGTGAAGCATCTCCATTTATAAAATAATAATTTAAAGGCAGGTTGTAATTATTATTATAATCTGGGTCACGATCAGAAGGATTCTGTGATTGTCCGCAATATGAAACTGCTAGTAGCAGTAAGAGTAGAAATTTTTTCATAATTAATTACGTAAAATGAATCGCTAATGTAATATAAATTGTAGAATGTTAAATAATTACAATAAATTTTTCTAAATAAATATTATTTTTTTGGGCGAGCCCTGCGCCACTACGATTTCGGCAAATTAGAAAATTATTTTAGGCGCCGGTCAGGCTATCCGTTCCCAATCTTTCTTGTAGTTTTTGCTCCGCAAAGCCACAAGAAAGGATTTCCACTTCTATCCTTCTCGCAATATCTCGGTTTCACTTCTATTCTTCTCGCAAGTCCTCGGTTTCACTTCAAATGAAATCCATCGAATTCCTCTGAAAAACATTAACCTATGAGATAATCCTTCTCGCAACTCGCTGTATATTATTTATTTAAGTTGCGATTAGAGTTTTATGCACTAAACCTTGCGGTTCTACATTAGAGAACTTTTTGTATATTTGGCCAATAGTATTAGTAATGATAAGGATAATCGCAAAAAGTACTTTAAGAGAATTTTGGACAAAACACGCTGATTCCTAACAATATTTAAAAACTTAACATGACACAGCTATAACTGCAAAGTGTCTTTCTTCAAGCGATGTCAAACAAACTTACATTTCAGCGAGTATTTTAAAGAATAGTCGGATAGTATTTAATATAAAAGGAAATTCTTACCGATTGATTGTTAAATTCAATTACGAAAAGCAGTGGGCTTTTATCCGATTCATTGGAACGCACGCAGAATACGACAGAATTAATGCAGACACTATTTAATAAATATTATTATGAATTTAAAACCTATTAAATCCGAAATAGATTACAGAAATGCACTTGGTCGCTTAGAGATAATATTTGATGCGCCGATTGATACAAAGGAAGGTGATGAAGCTGAAATTCTATCATTACTGATTGAAAATTACGAAAACATACATTATCCGATAGAAGCACCTGATCCGATAGAAGCTATAAAAATAAGAATGGAGGAATTGAATATGCGTCAGAAAGATTTAATTGGAATCATTGGAGGCAAAAGCCGAGTGTCGGAAATTCTTAATCGTAAAAAGCGACTTACTGTAGATATGATACGAGATTTGGAACGAAAACTTCAAATTTCAGCATCCGTATTGATCAATGAATACGAG comes from the Flavobacterium ardleyense genome and includes:
- a CDS encoding YicC/YloC family endoribonuclease, whose amino-acid sequence is MIQSMTGFGKASVQLPTKKITVEIKSLNSKGFDLNMRLPSVYREMELGLRNQAAHILERGKVDFSVFIESTSEVTSTKVNAPIIRAYMAQLEAIYPMSDPTELMKMAIRMPDALKTERDEIDENDWQEIQQQINEALANIKEFRIAEGASLEREFVMRIENIRSLMNSAVALDSERIETVKTRLRTAIEDLKATVDENRYEQELIYYLEKYDITEERVRLDNHLNYFLETMQGEGSNGRKLGFIVQEMGREINTMGSKANHSEMQKMVVQMKDELEKIKEQILNVL
- a CDS encoding arsenate reductase family protein, producing MDTIYYLASCDTCRKIIKALPSTDKLKFHDIKQDPLTEAEIDKMKDLAGSYEELFSKKAMLYKSMGLKDKNLTEADFKKYLLEHYTFLKRPVFIISDKIYIGNSQKNIIEATAALKNL
- a CDS encoding DUF7619 domain-containing protein; protein product: MKKFLLLLLLAVSYCGQSQNPSDRDPDYNNNYNLPLNYYFINGDASLFRIQNDNKIIFALDNKKLIRVEDNLQDTSFGATFSGGVVQDFCILPNGKIVAVGSFTHCNGQLNHSIVRLNSDGTVDPTFSSGTNAMEQFLEVKPTIDGKVLVKSYLNSFYNGVAWNKKLFRLNANGTLDQTFNYNSTALPKIFEPQPDGKVIVIDDGDYFTRYLSNGQIDPSFSSIGIGNMNVINSIVLEADGKIVIAGLFDSFDGLPLTSVIRLSSNGVIDPSFTIINADHLVNTIIRQTSGKYVISGKFTAINGATSNHIARLNSDGSHDTTGFLGFEESNTQLTPVMVQQPNGKILFSGIAADERLKYDNNIITNIFRTSVDGSIDTTMENKTKGFYPFGPLAVAQNINGKIICITTQLFTTTFNGQDIGAIKQFNTDWTVDEEFEQTIVANFEPADQYSAVSFTHVRVLDDGRIILAGNFKYTYQGTVRYDLVVLNPDGSIIYGFNSNFGWVEDLDVDPVTGKIIIMTGSGMTRLLPSGLPDSFSFNPQGVTEKYEILYLPNGKIAFTGGYNKRLYMLNSNGSYDNSFPTNLWCEQLQLAADGTILFVQAGSGILKKLTANGILDTAFNSNLAVQNTTTYNVQPDGKILNISTTDAINADISRVHSNGSLDTSFESKHFDKYFVNYLTTLRYGKIFASGSFTKFNYVPENGAVVLLGEDYYYLIGQNKFDNDSNGCSETDIDYPFMKYEVANGNQINYHVANYTGSYSIAMTEGNYVVTPKIENPSYFTITPASVSLNFPTATSPQQQNFCIAPNGLHQDLEIVVFPLTIARPGFGAQYKIVYKNKGNVMVSGQVALNFLNNVMTFDSATPAATMTANQLTWNYVDLWPFESREIVVSFTLNTPTGNPPLNGGDILNLTAVVTPETTDEMPSDNSFVLNQTVVNSFDPNDKTCLEGDTISQEYVGKYVHYMIRFENTGNGEAVNVTVKDNIDPSKFDIASIVPLSGSHPFVTKIKDNSVSFLFENINLPFADATNDGYVMFKIKLIDTLEGGDIFTNQAEIYFDYNYPITTNTASTTIQNTMAVEDIKVTSIVIYPNPANDFVFILHSEQIIKIEIYSVDGRLVKSVLNPAENKLDISSLTKGQYFIKVDDGSGKHSAKLIKN
- a CDS encoding helix-turn-helix domain-containing protein — protein: MNLKPIKSEIDYRNALGRLEIIFDAPIDTKEGDEAEILSLLIENYENIHYPIEAPDPIEAIKIRMEELNMRQKDLIGIIGGKSRVSEILNRKKRLTVDMIRDLERKLQISASVLINEYELDSKA